From the genome of Nicotiana sylvestris chromosome 2, ASM39365v2, whole genome shotgun sequence, one region includes:
- the LOC104247785 gene encoding ATP-dependent DNA helicase PIF1-like gives MNVLVEDYEAQSKLNHEQAQAFKTILHSIDSGTTRLFFVNGPGGTGKIFLYHALLANVRSKGMIALATATSGVAAVILPGGRTAHSRFDISLQTNDTTMTKMSKQSSTTKLIRQAKLIIWDEAPMAKRQTIETVDRSFRDIMDVNAYFGGKVMVFGGDFRQVLPVVPKSTRVETVNTSLVKSYLWPLMENIHFTTNMRSKADPNFTNFLLRVSNGDEQTVKDNLLSLPELIVVKHNSDERPDECLIREIFLSLHQHSSSAQFITERAILASRNEFVDQLNEMLIAKFFGESKIFISFASA, from the coding sequence ATGAATGTACTTGTGGAAGATTATGAGGCACAATCAAAGTTGAATCATGAACAAGCACAAGCTTTCAAGACCATATTACATAGTATAGACTCTGGAACAACACGATTATTTTTTGTAAATGGACCTGGGGGAACTGGAAAAATATTCTTATATCATGCATTACTAGCAAATGTTAGATCAAAAGGTATGATAGCTTTGGCAACTGCAACCAGTGGTGTAGCAGCTGTAATATTACCAGGAGGTCGTACAGCTCACTCTAGATTTGACATATCTCTTCAAACAAATGATACAACTATGACAAAAATGTCAAAACAAAGTAGTACTACTAAGTTAATAAGACAAGCAAAATTAATAATATGGGATGAAGCACCCATGGCAAAGCGTCAAACAATTGAAACAGTTGACAGGAGCTTTCGCGATATAATGGATGTCAATGCATATTTTGGTGGAAAAGTAATGGTCTTTGGAGGCGATTTCCGACAAGTATTGCCAGTTGTTCCAAAATCAACAAGAGTAGAGACGGTTAACACAAGTTTAGTGAAATCCTATTTATGGCCTTTAATGGAAAATATACATTTCACAACTAATATGAGATCAAAAGCGGATCCAAATTTCACTAATTTCTTACTTCGTGTTAGTAATGGGGACGAGCAAACAGTAAAGGATAACTTATTAAGCCTTCCAGAACTAATAGTTGTCAAACACAATAGTGATGAAAGACCAGATGAATGCTTGATAAGAGAAATATTTCTATCACTACATCAACATTCCAGTTCTGCACAGTTCATAACAGAAAGAGCTATCTTAGCAAGTAGAAATGAATTTGTAGATCAACTAAATGAAATGTTGATAGCCAAGTTTTTTGGTGAAAGCAAGATATTTATTAGTTTTGCCTCTGCATAA